DNA from bacterium:
TATAAACTTTGTTTTTCCAAATAAAAAAGCAATTAATATTGATGCAACAAGAACAAAAGCTAAACCAAGGTCATTAGGATCGCCGAAGATACTAATCCAGATGATTCGTCCGGGGACATTTGGTTCATGTGGATTGTATATCAATCTTTGGCCAGCCCATCCATATCCAGTGTTAAATTGATAAATACCTTGAATTGCAAGTAATAACGTGAGAAGTATTAATAGATATATAGTAATTTTAAACTTTCTCTCTGAATTTATTATGAGAACGAAAAGAAAGTACGTGACAACTATCTTGAAAAACTCTCCAAATGTCATCATAAGTCCTGCAAAATAAGTATGAGCTACATGAGAAAGTAAAAACGCCAGAAAAAGGCCAAGCATGAGCTTATTCTGCGGAGCCTTGAATGTATCAAATTTTTTCTTCATCATAAGAGTCAACATCAATGATGCAACTGCGACTGTAGTTAATATGTCCATCATCTGCCAGCCGTAGAATATAGGGATCCATTCAGCTGGCCTTAGATATATTGCTGTTATGTATAATAATAAGCAAAAGAATGCCATTTTTATTTATCCTTTTTATTTACATATACCTATATAAATACTGCGGGAGGTGGTATTCTACGCTGGTCATTACGTAGCCTAGGACCTTTACGCGGGCTTGGTCTAATAGTTGTTTTGCATGTTGGACAATATTGCGTTGAGTACGCCCGGCTTGTATCACCATAAGTACTCCATCAACCTGAGCACCTATTACACTTGGGTCAGTAACAGGTAGGACAGGCGGGGCATCAATTATGATATAGTCAAAATTGTTCTTTAATATCTTCAATAAATCTCTCATCCTGTAGGATGATAGAAGTTCTGCAGGGTTTTTAGGGCCTTTGCCTGCAGGTAGTAAGGTTAAATTTTCTATACCTGTCTTTATAAGCACATTGTTAAGTAAAAGGCTATCCTGCAAGTATTCTGACAGGCCTGAATCCACCTTATCTATACCGAGGATATTATGTATTTTGCTTTTCCTTAGATCAGCATCTACAAAAACTATAGATTTGTTATTCAAGTCATGCGCCATAGTAATAGCCAGATTTAAGGCAGTAATGGTCTTACCCTCGCTATTTATAGAGCTTGTGATAGCTATGGTTTTAATGGGCCTTGCAGTTGAAGAAAGGGATAAAAGATTTGTGCGAAGTGTCTTATACTGCTCAGCCACAGGAGACCTGGGATCAGAGAATGCGACTACATGTTCATCTATATTAAGGTCTTTTGTAATCTGCGGGTCTATTTTTACCACATATGAATGTTGTGGTTTCTTGTCGATTCTTGATAAACGGTCTTCTGCTGCTTTTTTTAAGGCTTGTGTGATTTTTCCCATGATTATATCTCCTTTTCCTTTATAGATTCCTCTATAATATCTTTGTCTATTTTTGGTTTACTATATATATATCCATTTAATAATGCGTGGTCGCATAGGGAATTTATAAG
Protein-coding regions in this window:
- a CDS encoding CpsD/CapB family tyrosine-protein kinase, with translation MGKITQALKKAAEDRLSRIDKKPQHSYVVKIDPQITKDLNIDEHVVAFSDPRSPVAEQYKTLRTNLLSLSSTARPIKTIAITSSINSEGKTITALNLAITMAHDLNNKSIVFVDADLRKSKIHNILGIDKVDSGLSEYLQDSLLLNNVLIKTGIENLTLLPAGKGPKNPAELLSSYRMRDLLKILKNNFDYIIIDAPPVLPVTDPSVIGAQVDGVLMVIQAGRTQRNIVQHAKQLLDQARVKVLGYVMTSVEYHLPQYLYRYM